The Paraburkholderia acidisoli genome contains a region encoding:
- a CDS encoding SDR family oxidoreductase, whose translation MKTALIVGASRGLGIEFVHQYRKSGWRVLATARSPEALDALRDAGAQPFALDITRPEEIAALGWKLDGERIDVALINSGVYGPRTEGVETVTAEDFDHVMSTNVRGPMQLIPTVLPLVEAAHGVLAVMSSRMGSISMTTGTTGWLYRASKAALNDVLKVTALQTRRATCVSLHPGWVRTDMGGSHAAIDVAASVAGMREVLAEAAAARDVFNGRFFQYDGTELDW comes from the coding sequence ATGAAAACAGCGTTGATCGTGGGAGCCTCGCGCGGGCTCGGTATCGAATTCGTGCATCAATACCGGAAGTCGGGCTGGCGCGTGCTGGCCACGGCGCGTTCGCCCGAAGCGCTCGACGCGCTGCGCGACGCGGGCGCGCAACCGTTCGCGCTCGACATCACGCGGCCGGAAGAGATCGCGGCGCTCGGCTGGAAGCTCGACGGCGAGCGTATCGACGTGGCGCTCATCAATTCGGGCGTGTACGGCCCGCGCACCGAAGGCGTCGAAACCGTCACGGCGGAAGACTTCGATCACGTCATGAGCACCAACGTGCGCGGCCCGATGCAACTGATTCCCACGGTGCTGCCGCTCGTGGAAGCGGCGCATGGCGTGCTGGCGGTGATGTCGAGCCGCATGGGCAGCATCTCGATGACCACCGGCACGACGGGCTGGCTCTATCGCGCGAGCAAGGCCGCGCTCAACGACGTGCTCAAGGTGACCGCGCTGCAAACGCGCCGCGCCACCTGCGTCTCGCTGCATCCGGGCTGGGTGCGCACAGATATGGGCGGCTCGCACGCGGCCATCGACGTGGCGGCGAGCGTGGCCGGCATGCGCGAGGTGCTCGCCGAGGCCGCCGCCGCGCGCGACGTGTTCAACGGCCGCTTCTTCCAGTACGACGGCACCGAACTGGACTGGTAA
- a CDS encoding acetyl-CoA C-acetyltransferase, with protein MSETARKQEQDQDAVVIVAAARTPMAGFQGDFASLTAPELGAAAIAAAVERAGLKPEQIDEVVMGCVLPAGQGQAPARQAALGAGLPLAAGATTVNKMCGSGMRAAMFAHDMLRAGSVDVIVAGGMESMSNAPYLLPKARAGMRMGHGQVLDHMFLDGLEDAYDKGRLMGTFAEECAGEYDFSRERQDAFAIESLERAKRANEDGSFGWEIAPVKVTSRAGETTIERDEQPFKARPDKIPTLKPAFSKTGTVTAANSSSISDGAAALVMMRESTAKRLGVTPLARVTGHATFAQEPSKFTTAPVGAIAKLFGKTGWEAGDVDLFEINEAFAVVTMAAMKAHDLPHDKVNVNGGACALGHPIGASGARILVTLIGALRARGGKRGVATLCIGGGEATAMGVELL; from the coding sequence ATGAGTGAGACAGCACGCAAACAGGAACAGGATCAGGACGCCGTCGTGATCGTCGCGGCGGCACGTACGCCGATGGCCGGTTTTCAGGGCGATTTCGCCTCGCTCACGGCGCCCGAACTGGGCGCGGCCGCGATCGCCGCGGCGGTCGAGCGCGCGGGCCTGAAGCCGGAGCAGATCGACGAAGTGGTGATGGGCTGCGTGCTGCCCGCGGGGCAGGGCCAGGCGCCCGCGCGTCAGGCGGCGCTGGGCGCGGGCTTGCCGCTCGCGGCGGGCGCGACCACCGTCAACAAGATGTGCGGCTCCGGCATGCGCGCGGCCATGTTCGCGCACGACATGCTGCGCGCCGGTTCCGTCGACGTGATCGTGGCGGGCGGCATGGAAAGCATGTCGAATGCGCCGTATCTGCTGCCCAAGGCGCGCGCGGGCATGCGCATGGGCCATGGCCAGGTGCTCGACCACATGTTCCTCGACGGCCTCGAAGACGCCTACGACAAAGGCCGTCTGATGGGCACGTTCGCCGAGGAATGCGCGGGCGAATACGACTTCTCGCGCGAGCGCCAGGACGCGTTCGCGATCGAATCGCTCGAGCGCGCGAAACGCGCCAACGAAGATGGCTCGTTCGGCTGGGAAATCGCGCCGGTGAAGGTCACGTCGCGCGCGGGGGAAACCACCATCGAGCGCGACGAGCAACCGTTCAAGGCCAGGCCCGACAAGATCCCCACGCTCAAGCCGGCGTTCAGCAAAACCGGCACGGTCACGGCCGCGAATTCGTCGTCGATTTCGGATGGCGCGGCGGCGCTCGTGATGATGCGCGAATCCACGGCCAAACGTCTGGGCGTCACGCCGCTCGCGCGCGTGACCGGCCATGCGACTTTCGCGCAGGAGCCGTCGAAGTTCACCACGGCGCCCGTCGGCGCGATCGCGAAGCTGTTCGGGAAAACCGGCTGGGAGGCGGGCGATGTCGACCTCTTCGAGATCAACGAGGCCTTCGCCGTGGTCACGATGGCCGCGATGAAAGCGCACGATCTGCCGCACGACAAGGTCAACGTGAACGGCGGCGCGTGCGCGCTCGGGCATCCCATCGGCGCCTCCGGCGCGCGCATTCTCGTCACGCTGATCGGCGCGTTGCGCGCGCGCGGCGGCAAGCGCGGCGTGGCGACGCTGTGCATCGGCGGGGGCGAGGCCACGGCGATGGGCGTCGAACTGCTGTAG
- a CDS encoding MerR family transcriptional regulator, giving the protein MTTQYTITELAREFDVTPRAIRFYEDQGLLAPSREGASGLRRVFSGRDRTRLKLTLRGKRLGFTLSEIRTLLDLYESPTDTLPQLQAFLDTVVHHREILERQRADLDATLEDLAQYEAQARTLLDRTTAGAKP; this is encoded by the coding sequence ATGACGACCCAGTACACGATCACCGAGCTTGCCCGCGAATTCGACGTGACGCCGCGCGCGATCCGCTTTTACGAAGATCAGGGCTTGCTTGCACCGAGCCGCGAGGGCGCGAGCGGGTTGCGGCGCGTGTTTTCGGGGCGCGATCGCACGCGGCTGAAGCTCACGCTGCGCGGCAAGCGCCTCGGCTTCACGCTCTCGGAAATCCGCACGCTGCTCGATCTCTACGAATCGCCCACCGACACGCTGCCGCAGCTTCAGGCGTTTCTCGACACGGTCGTGCATCACCGCGAGATTCTCGAACGCCAGCGCGCCGACCTCGACGCGACACTCGAAGACCTCGCGCAGTACGAAGCGCAGGCGCGCACGCTGCTCGACCGGACCACGGCGGGCGCGAAGCCATAG
- a CDS encoding MBL fold metallo-hydrolase, translating into MNALEHQLDYPFADTLPEPGHVFEVAPGVKWLRMPLPFVLDHINLWLLRDEIDGQPGWTVIDCGITDDTIKARWEDVFDGQLEGLPVLRVIVTHCHPDHIGLAHWICAGGEKQRWDVRLWTTHGEYMQARVMASGDGSNAGGEGAARHFARHGLADEAALDKLRNRRDYYSKLVPALPPQYRRLREADTVRIGGRDWQVITGYGHSPEHCALYSAEIDTLISGDMVLPRISTNVSVFDMEPEGNPLGLYLHSLGRYETLPEATLVLPSHGKPFRGVRTRIAQLRAHHDARVAEVMEACERAPQSAADIVPLMFKRQLDIHQMTFAMGEALAHLHLLWLAGKLQRSTDANGVIRFAP; encoded by the coding sequence ATGAACGCACTCGAACACCAGCTCGACTATCCCTTCGCCGACACGCTCCCCGAACCCGGTCACGTTTTCGAAGTCGCGCCGGGCGTGAAATGGCTGCGCATGCCGCTGCCGTTCGTGCTCGACCACATCAATCTGTGGCTGCTGCGCGACGAGATCGACGGCCAGCCGGGCTGGACCGTGATCGACTGCGGCATCACCGACGACACCATCAAGGCGCGCTGGGAAGACGTATTCGACGGCCAGCTCGAAGGCCTGCCGGTGCTGCGCGTGATCGTCACGCATTGTCATCCCGACCACATCGGCCTCGCGCACTGGATCTGCGCGGGCGGCGAGAAGCAGCGCTGGGACGTGCGCCTCTGGACCACGCACGGCGAGTACATGCAGGCGCGCGTGATGGCGTCCGGCGACGGCTCGAACGCGGGCGGCGAAGGCGCGGCGCGCCACTTCGCGCGTCACGGTCTCGCCGACGAAGCCGCGCTCGACAAGCTGCGCAATCGCCGCGATTACTACAGCAAGCTCGTGCCGGCGCTGCCGCCGCAATACCGCCGGTTGCGCGAGGCGGACACGGTGCGGATCGGCGGGCGCGACTGGCAGGTCATCACCGGCTACGGCCATTCGCCGGAACACTGCGCGCTCTACAGCGCCGAAATCGACACGCTGATCTCGGGCGACATGGTGCTGCCGCGCATCTCGACCAATGTGTCCGTGTTCGACATGGAGCCCGAAGGCAATCCGCTCGGCCTGTATCTGCACTCGCTCGGCCGCTACGAAACGCTGCCCGAAGCCACGCTCGTGCTGCCCTCGCACGGCAAGCCGTTTCGCGGCGTGCGCACGCGTATCGCGCAACTGCGCGCGCACCACGACGCGCGCGTGGCCGAAGTCATGGAGGCCTGCGAGCGCGCGCCGCAAAGCGCCGCCGACATCGTGCCGCTCATGTTCAAGCGCCAGCTCGACATCCACCAGATGACGTTCGCGATGGGTGAGGCGCTCGCGCATCTGCATTTGCTGTGGCTCGCGGGCAAGCTCCAGCGTTCGACGGACGCCAACGGCGTGATTCGTTTCGCGCCTTGA
- the lolA gene encoding outer membrane lipoprotein chaperone LolA, whose translation MQFSAGLPTRFERFARRALFAVAGASVLMVSQAYASGTDQLKQFVSQVHAARGSFVQRELKPQSNAKNASDAVATATLNSKVSSGTFVFARPGKFVWSYEKPYQQVLQSDGDNLYVYDKDLNQVTERKLGGALGASPAAILFGSNDLDKNFTLSDAGVKNGIDWLELVPKARDTQFKSVGIGFKDGNLQAMELHDVFGNVTLLTFSNIEKNPSLPATTFKFVRPKGADLITGGGN comes from the coding sequence ATGCAGTTTTCGGCTGGACTTCCGACCCGCTTCGAGCGCTTCGCGCGCCGTGCCCTGTTCGCGGTGGCGGGCGCGTCGGTATTGATGGTCTCGCAGGCGTACGCGAGCGGCACCGACCAACTGAAGCAGTTCGTCTCGCAGGTTCACGCCGCGCGCGGCAGCTTCGTGCAACGCGAACTCAAGCCGCAATCGAACGCGAAGAACGCGAGCGACGCGGTCGCCACGGCCACGCTCAATTCCAAGGTGTCGAGCGGCACGTTCGTGTTCGCGCGGCCCGGCAAGTTCGTGTGGTCGTACGAGAAGCCGTATCAGCAGGTGCTGCAGTCTGACGGCGACAATCTCTACGTGTACGACAAGGACCTGAACCAGGTGACCGAGCGCAAGCTCGGCGGCGCGCTCGGCGCGAGCCCGGCCGCGATCCTGTTCGGCAGCAACGACCTCGACAAGAACTTCACGCTCTCCGACGCGGGCGTGAAGAACGGCATCGACTGGCTCGAACTGGTTCCGAAGGCGCGCGACACGCAGTTCAAGAGCGTGGGCATCGGCTTCAAGGACGGCAATCTGCAGGCCATGGAACTGCACGACGTGTTCGGCAACGTGACGCTGCTCACGTTCTCCAACATCGAGAAGAACCCGTCGCTGCCGGCCACCACGTTCAAGTTCGTGCGGCCCAAGGGCGCCGATCTGATCACGGGCGGCGGCAACTAA
- a CDS encoding DNA translocase FtsK: MAKAPFSAQAQALPHRMSRLFTEIRWILQVALGVFLLMALISYSRHDPSWTHAAQVDHIANWAGRVGARIADILLLLFGLSAYWWVVLLGRFISANYRRITHRETAAEDDEDKPRDITWIAEAFAFALVLLSCCGIEALRMWSLKVQLPADPGGVVGSAVARGVSHALGFTGGTLAMLLALAIGLSLYFRFSWLTVAEKVGESIINAVTMAKLRREAGRDRKLGEAAAVKREGKVERGRVKIEEHEPVTIVPPVVTPQRSERVEKERQVPLFTDLPGDSTLPAISLLDPAPATQETISDDTLEFTSRLIEKKLKDFGVDVAVVAAYPGPVVTRYEIEPATGVKGSQIVNLAKDLARSLSLVSIRVVETIPGKNFMALELPNQRRQTVRLSEILGSAVYADAPSALTMGLGKDIGGKPVCADLAKMPHLLVAGTTGSGKSVGINAMILSLLYKASAEQVRMILIDPKMLEMSVYEGIPHLLCPVVTDMRQAGNALNWTVAEMERRYKLMSKLGVRNLAGFNNKIEEANKREEKIPNPFSLTPDDPEPLSKLPNIVVVIDELADLMMVVGKKVEELIARIAQKARAAGIHLILATQRPSVDVITGLIKANVPTRMAFQVSSKIDSRTILDQMGAESLLGMGDMLYLPPGSGLPVRVHGAFVSDEEVHRVVDKLKEQGEPNYIEGLLEGGVAGEGDEGTASASGTGDESDPLYDQAVEVVIKNKRASISLVQRHLRIGYNRAARLLEQMEQSGLVSAMSSSGNREILVPTRDSE, encoded by the coding sequence ATCAGCTACAGCCGCCACGATCCGAGCTGGACGCACGCCGCGCAGGTCGATCACATCGCCAACTGGGCGGGCCGCGTGGGCGCGCGCATCGCCGACATCCTGCTGCTGCTGTTCGGTCTTTCCGCGTACTGGTGGGTCGTGCTGCTCGGGCGCTTCATTTCGGCGAACTACCGGCGCATCACGCATCGCGAGACCGCTGCCGAGGACGACGAAGACAAGCCGCGCGACATCACCTGGATCGCCGAGGCCTTCGCGTTCGCGCTCGTGCTGCTCTCGTGCTGCGGCATCGAGGCGCTGCGCATGTGGTCGCTCAAGGTCCAGTTGCCCGCCGACCCGGGCGGCGTGGTCGGCTCGGCGGTCGCGCGCGGCGTGTCGCACGCGCTCGGCTTCACGGGCGGCACGCTCGCCATGCTGCTCGCGCTCGCGATCGGCCTGTCGCTGTACTTCCGTTTCTCGTGGCTCACCGTCGCCGAAAAAGTCGGCGAATCGATCATCAACGCCGTGACCATGGCCAAGCTGCGCCGCGAGGCCGGCCGCGACCGCAAGCTCGGCGAGGCCGCCGCGGTCAAGCGCGAAGGCAAGGTCGAGCGCGGCCGCGTGAAGATCGAGGAACACGAGCCGGTCACGATCGTGCCGCCCGTGGTCACGCCGCAGCGCTCCGAGCGCGTGGAGAAAGAGCGCCAGGTGCCGCTCTTCACGGATCTGCCGGGCGACTCCACGCTGCCCGCGATCTCGCTGCTCGACCCCGCGCCCGCGACCCAGGAAACCATCTCCGACGACACGCTCGAATTTACCTCGCGTCTCATCGAGAAAAAGCTCAAGGACTTCGGCGTGGACGTGGCCGTGGTGGCCGCGTATCCGGGCCCGGTTGTCACGCGTTACGAGATCGAGCCCGCCACCGGCGTGAAGGGCAGCCAGATCGTCAACCTCGCCAAGGATCTCGCGCGTTCGCTCTCGCTCGTGTCGATTCGCGTGGTGGAAACGATCCCGGGCAAGAATTTCATGGCGCTCGAACTGCCGAACCAGCGCCGCCAGACCGTGAGGCTTTCGGAAATTCTCGGCTCGGCGGTCTATGCCGACGCGCCTTCGGCGCTCACCATGGGGCTCGGCAAGGACATCGGCGGCAAACCGGTGTGCGCCGATCTCGCGAAAATGCCGCACTTGCTGGTGGCCGGCACGACCGGTTCGGGCAAGTCGGTCGGCATCAACGCCATGATCCTCTCGCTGCTCTACAAGGCGAGCGCGGAACAGGTGCGCATGATCCTGATCGACCCGAAGATGCTCGAAATGAGCGTCTACGAAGGCATTCCGCATCTGCTGTGTCCGGTCGTGACCGACATGCGCCAGGCCGGCAACGCGCTGAACTGGACCGTGGCGGAAATGGAGCGCCGCTACAAGCTCATGAGCAAGCTGGGTGTGCGCAATCTCGCGGGCTTCAACAACAAGATCGAGGAAGCGAACAAGCGCGAGGAGAAGATCCCGAACCCGTTCAGCCTCACGCCCGACGACCCCGAACCGCTCTCGAAGCTGCCGAACATCGTCGTGGTGATCGACGAACTCGCCGACCTGATGATGGTGGTCGGCAAGAAGGTCGAAGAGCTGATCGCGCGCATCGCGCAGAAGGCGCGCGCGGCCGGCATTCACCTGATTCTCGCCACGCAGCGGCCGTCCGTCGACGTCATCACGGGTCTCATCAAGGCCAACGTGCCCACGCGCATGGCGTTCCAGGTGTCGTCGAAGATCGACTCGCGCACGATTCTCGACCAGATGGGCGCGGAGTCGCTGCTCGGCATGGGCGACATGCTCTATCTGCCGCCGGGTTCGGGTCTGCCGGTGCGCGTGCACGGCGCGTTCGTCTCCGACGAGGAAGTGCACCGCGTGGTGGACAAGCTCAAGGAGCAGGGCGAGCCGAACTATATCGAGGGCCTGCTTGAAGGCGGCGTGGCGGGCGAGGGCGACGAAGGCACGGCAAGTGCTTCGGGTACCGGCGACGAGTCCGATCCGCTCTACGATCAGGCCGTCGAAGTGGTCATCAAGAACAAGCGCGCGTCGATCTCGCTCGTGCAGCGGCATCTGCGCATCGGGTATAACCGTGCTGCGCGGCTGCTGGAGCAGATGGAGCAGTCGGGGCTGGTTTCGGCGATGTCGTCGAGCGGCAACCGCGAGATCCTCGTGCCCACGCGCGACAGCGAGTAA